One genomic window of Erinaceus europaeus chromosome 7, mEriEur2.1, whole genome shotgun sequence includes the following:
- the HIGD1C gene encoding HIG1 domain family member 1C, which produces MSSDNQWSADEDEGQLSRLIRKSRDYPFVPVGLAGFVTVVSYGLYKLKYRRHQKMSIHLIHMRVAAQGFVVGAVTLGVLYSMYTDYIRPQFFNVSKK; this is translated from the exons ATGTCTTCAGATAACCAGTGGTCAGCAGATGAGGATGAAGGCCAGTTATCCCGGCTGATAAGGAAATCTAGAGACTACCCCTTTGTTCCTGTAG GATTAGCAGGCTTTGTTACTGTGGTATCCTATGGTCTTTACAAGTTAAAGTACAGAAGACACCAGAAAATGTCCATTCATCTTATTcacatgagagttgctgcccAAGGATTTGTTGTAGGAGCTGTGACTCTAG gtGTTCTCTATTCTATGTATACGGATTACATTAGACCTCAGTTCTTCAATGTTTCCAAAAAATGA